From the genome of Biomphalaria glabrata chromosome 1, xgBioGlab47.1, whole genome shotgun sequence, one region includes:
- the LOC106065979 gene encoding electron transfer flavoprotein subunit alpha, mitochondrial-like, with protein MFRVRHTTVSRSIKVLKRCKSTLVIAEHNNEKLTPCTLNTITAATKIGGDISCLVVGSNCSKVAEEVSQIKGVSKVLLADNEAFKGFLPEIVAPFLQATQQQFKFTHILAPATATGKNILPRLAAKLDVSPISEITGVQDDSTFIRTIYAGNAVQTLKSDEPVKIITVRGTSFESAAVGGKASTEKVSVPVENSTSSEFVGQELSKSDRPELTSAKAVVAGGRGMKNGENFKLLYDLADKLNAAVGASRAAVDAGFVANDLQVGQTGKIVAPELYIAVGISGAIQHLAGMKDSKVIVAINKDPEAPIFQVADYGLVEDLFKAVPAMTELISKK; from the exons atAAAAGTTCTGAAAAGATGCAAGAGTACGCTGGTCATAGCTGAACATAACAATGAAAAATTAACACCATGCACACTTAACACTATAACAGCTGCCACTAAAATTGGTGGCGATATTTCATGCTTGGTTGTTGGCAGCAATTGCTCAAAG GTTGCAGAAGAAGTGAGTCAAATCAAAGGTGTTTCTAAAGTTCTTTTAGCGGACAATGAAGCTTTTAAAGGATTTTTGCCTG aaattgtgGCACCATTTTTACAAGCTACACAACAACAGTTTAAATTTACACATATTTTAGCTCCCGCAACAGCCACAGGAAAG aatATTTTGCCAAGATTAGCTGCTAAACTTGATGTTTCTCCTATATCAGAGATAACAGGAGTTCAAGACGATAGTACATTTATAAGGACAATTTATGCAG GTAATGCTGTTCAAACTTTAAAGTCTGATGAACCAGTTAAAATTATAACTGTTCGGGGAACATCATTTGAATCAGCAGCAGTTGGAGGCAAAGCATCTACAGAAAAAG tatcaGTTCCTGTTGAAAATAGTACTTCATCTGAATTTGTTGGTCAAGAATTGAGCAAAAGTGATCGTCCAGAACTAACTTCTGCTAAGGCTGTTGTTGCAGGAG GACGAGGAATGAAGAATGGTGAAAACTTTAAGCTGTTATATGACCTAGCAGATAAGCTCAATGCTGCTGTTGGAGCATCCCGTGCTGCAGTAGATGCTGGATTTGTAGCTAATGACCTTCAAGTGGGTCAAACTGGCAAGATAGTAGCACCT GAACTGTACATTGCTGTGGGTATATCTGGAGCCATACAACATCTGGCTGGAATgaaagatagtaaagtcattGTTGCAATAAATAAAGATCCAGAGGCTCCTATATTTCAAGTTGCTGATTATGGATTAGTGGAAGATCTTTTCAAG GCTGTACCAGCCATGACTGAGCTGATAAGTAAAAAGTGA